From one Rhodamnia argentea isolate NSW1041297 chromosome 1, ASM2092103v1, whole genome shotgun sequence genomic stretch:
- the LOC115745315 gene encoding putative lipid-transfer protein DIR1 gives MQATDKKAVLLLGLMVVIASRTDAQTLCNAPISGLEGCRPAVTLPNPPPPTAVCCDALKHADLKCLCQYKNSPLLPELKIDQKLALELPEKCKLPHPAPC, from the coding sequence atgcagGCAACCGATAAGAAGGCGGTGCTTCTGTTGGGATTGATGGTCGTGATTGCTAGTCGCACCGATGCGCAAACCCTGTGCAACGCGCCCATTTCTGGCTTGGAGGGTTGCAGGCCAGCTGTGACCCTCCCGAACCCGCCGCCCCCGACGGCCGTGTGCTGCGATGCACTCAAGCACGCCGACTTGAAGTGTCTCTGCCAGTACAAGAACTCGCCACTCTTGCCCGAGCTCAAGATCGACCAGAAGCTGGCGCTGGAGCTCCCCGAGAAGTGCAAGCTCCCTCATCCGGCCCCCTGCTGA